The genomic DNA GAAATTGCCCCGCCTCGTCGATTCCGACGCGCACCGTCTCTGGGAAATTTCCGAAGCGGAAAACGTACTCGACGTCGAAACGCTCTCCGCGCACGGCGTATTCGCCGCGCTCAAAAAACTGAGCGAAACGGAGGTTTGAAATGAAAAAGTTTATTGCTTTAACTATTATTTTATTGCTATCGGTAACTGTTTTATGTGGATTTAGAGCTTGCGGAAGTATTAAAGAAGATTTTTTCGATGACGGAGATTTTACTTATTACTATGCAAGCGATAAGGATTGTTACGCAATCGTCGATACTACGAAAGAGGGACGTAAAAAAGACACTTTGATCGTACCGGCGTATTATAAGGGAAAAGAGGTCCGTTATATTACCTATATAGATCATTCGCTTGCGCAAAACCGATATTTTATTTATACCCGTAATGCGAATAAATTATATTTGTCATATTTGCATGAAATGAGAGGGGACGACTATTTCGTAGATATATTGCCAAAAAAAGTTTACTTTGTTAAAAACGATGAAAGTTATGTAAACAGCATGTTAACATATATTAGATCTGGTGGTGGTATCAAAGCCTATGTTACGCCTTTGTTCTTTAATTATGCTATATGCTTGCTGAAAACAATGGATCATTATATTATTGAAAAAGAAACTGATAATTATTTTACGTATTACACGAAAGCTGCTAATATGACTAAAGGAGAAGTTCAAATCGCTAACACTTCATACCATTTCAACTACGAGGGAGCGCCGAACAATGGTTATTTTTTCATCGATGATTTTGCGAGAGGTGGAAAGATAGAAAATACGCCGTATGAACCGCAGAGAGAAGGCTATAATTTCGCGGGTTGGTATAAAGAATCCGAGTGCGAACATGTATGGGATTTTGCCGAGGATACATTACCAGCGGCGGAGTACGACGAACAGGGAAATCTGATTTTTACGGAAACGAAGTTATTTGCGAATTGGACGAAAAGTTAAATATAAATGTGTGGACGGCGCATATGCGCCGTCCGCGTTTTTGCCGAAAAAGGGCATTGTTTGTCGTACGGGGCGCGCGCGGCCGAGATTACTTGACAAATGAAAGTAAAAATAGTATGATTTTCGATGAAAAAGGACGGTAACATATGAAAAGTTTTTTAAGCCGCACGGCGCGCGAGATCGAGCCTTATACCGCGGGGGAACAGCCCGCCGATAGACGCTACGTCAAACTCAATACCAACGAAAATCCCTATCCGCCCTCGCCCGCGGCGAGAAAGGCGTACGAAACGTTTGATTTTTCTTCGCTCAATCTCTATCCTTCCCTGACGATGGACGCGCTGAGAGAAAATATCGCCCGCGCCGAAGGCGTTGCAAAGGAAAATATTTTCTGCGGCAACGGCAGCGACGAGATCCTCGCGCTGTGTTTTCCCGCGTTTTTCGACAGCGACGGAGAAGGCGCGGCTTTTGCCGAGATCACCTATTCCTTTTATCCCGTGTTCTGTGATTTTTTCAAGGTGAAGGCGCATACGATAGAGATGGAAGAGGACCTTTCTCTCGATCTTGCCAAACTGACCGCCGCAAAAGCGCAGGGCGTGCTTGTGGCGAATCCAAACGCGCCGACGGGCATCGGCATTCCCCTTGACGAAATGGAAGCGTTTATCCGCGCGAACGCCGCGCGCGTCGTCATCGTGGACGAGGCGTATATGCCGTTTTTCAACCAGTCGGCGGTATCGCTCGTCAAAAAATACCCCAATCTCGTCGTCGTCAAGACCTTTTCCAAGGGCTATTCCCTGGCGGGCATGCGCTGCGGCTACGCCGTTGCCGACCCCGCGCTCATTGACGGACTGGAACGCGTGAAGGACTGTTTTAATTCTTACCCCGTGGACCGCGTTTGTCAGGCCGTCTGCGCGGCGGCGATCGCGGACAAGTCCTATTACAACGAAAGGAACGCGATCGTCGTTTCCGAGCGCGAACGGGTGAGCGAAACGCTTGCAAAAAAGGGATTTACCGTTCTTCCGAGCAAGGCGAACTTTGTCTTTGCCGCGCATAAATGCCTTTCGGGGCGGCGCGTTTACGAAGAACTGCGCGCGCGGGGCGTGCTCGTGCGCCATTTTACAAAACCGAAAATCGAAAATTTCTGCCGCATCACGATCGGTTCACCCGAACAGAACGACGCGCTGTTTGCGGCGCTCGACGAAATTTTATAAAAATTCGAAAGCACAAAAGAGAAGGGAAAGAAAAATCGAGGAGTCTTTATGTGCGCTTTGAATTTACAAAAAAATGAAGCGGCCGATACGGATATCGTTTTCGGACCGCTCTGCGACGTCGCGAAACTCTTGCGCGGCTACATACCCTGCGGGAAAGTGGCGCTGATCGCCGACGGCGAATCCAACTTCCCCGCCGTGCAGACCATCCGCGCGGCGCTCAAAGGATTCGAATGTTTCTGCGTCGTCGCGGGCGAAGGCGACAACGCCTCGGGGCTTTTTTCCCTTCCCGACGACGTGCGCGCCGCGATCGCGGTGGGGAAAGGCGCGTTTTGTGCGGCGCGGTATTTTTGCACCCTCAGGGGCGCGTACTGTATAGTCGTGCCCGATCATGCGGATCTTTCCGCCGCGTTCGAAAATCCCGTGCGGCTGTTCGTGAGCGGCGGCTTTTCCCGCTATCCCGCAGATGCGCCCGACGCGGTCTATTGCGATCTTTCGCGTATCGGCTCGTACGACGCGGCGTACGGAAAGCTGTGCCTTTGCGCGCTCTCCGCATTCGACTGCGAGGCGCATTCCGTCTTTGCGGGCGGCGGCGACGCCTCCGCGCCGTATCACAGGTTCTTCGAGGACGCCGTGCGGCTCGCCGATTTCACGGGGCAGAATTTTCAAAGAGAACTGCTGTCATTGTCCGCGGATCTCGCGCTCTTTCTGAGCCGCAGAAAAAAACGCACCGCCGCGGAAATTTTTTCGAGGTTGCTCTGTAAAAAATGCGGCTGTACGGGCGGTTCGGCGGCGCTTTTTTCCTTTTGTTATCTCTTGGAGCGATACCGCCATTTCTTTCAGGCGGCGAAACCGCGCGCCTTTTACGTGCCCGATTACGCGCGCCGTATCCGCATTGCGGCGGCATACGCGGGAGAGGATGAACGCGCGCTCTTTCTCAAAAACAAAGTCCCTACGGCAAAGCGCACGGACGCGCTCGCCGAGGTGTTTACGGAGAGCCGCGCGGTATTTTGCCGCAAGGCGCAGAGCGTTGCGGTCTAT from Candidatus Borkfalkia ceftriaxoniphila includes the following:
- a CDS encoding InlB B-repeat-containing protein, whose translation is MKKFIALTIILLLSVTVLCGFRACGSIKEDFFDDGDFTYYYASDKDCYAIVDTTKEGRKKDTLIVPAYYKGKEVRYITYIDHSLAQNRYFIYTRNANKLYLSYLHEMRGDDYFVDILPKKVYFVKNDESYVNSMLTYIRSGGGIKAYVTPLFFNYAICLLKTMDHYIIEKETDNYFTYYTKAANMTKGEVQIANTSYHFNYEGAPNNGYFFIDDFARGGKIENTPYEPQREGYNFAGWYKESECEHVWDFAEDTLPAAEYDEQGNLIFTETKLFANWTKS
- the hisC gene encoding histidinol-phosphate transaminase, giving the protein MKSFLSRTAREIEPYTAGEQPADRRYVKLNTNENPYPPSPAARKAYETFDFSSLNLYPSLTMDALRENIARAEGVAKENIFCGNGSDEILALCFPAFFDSDGEGAAFAEITYSFYPVFCDFFKVKAHTIEMEEDLSLDLAKLTAAKAQGVLVANPNAPTGIGIPLDEMEAFIRANAARVVIVDEAYMPFFNQSAVSLVKKYPNLVVVKTFSKGYSLAGMRCGYAVADPALIDGLERVKDCFNSYPVDRVCQAVCAAAIADKSYYNERNAIVVSERERVSETLAKKGFTVLPSKANFVFAAHKCLSGRRVYEELRARGVLVRHFTKPKIENFCRITIGSPEQNDALFAALDEIL